The sequence TTGCCAGTTAGAAGTTCCATGTTTGATTCGTTGAAAACTTCTTTGGCGAGCCCCATGCCTTTTTCTTTGTGCATACGGTCATCGTAAGTCATAATTCCGGCGGCGTCTTGTCCGCGGTGTTGCAAATGGATGATGCTATCGTACAGCTCAGCTGCGACTTGTTTATGTGAAAAAATTCCGGCTATACCGCACATTAGATTTTACTCCAGTGTTCATGTGTGTAAGTGTTAAAGTGTTCACGAACACTTGAATACCTGAACACTTTAACGCTATTTTTCTTCATAATAAGTCCACCAGTTTTGATGCTAACCCGATATAATTTTCCGGCGTCATATTTATTATCGTCCGTTTGTCATCGTCTGATATTTTTAATCCAGCTACGAATTCCACCA is a genomic window of Candidatus Neomarinimicrobiota bacterium containing:
- a CDS encoding amidophosphoribosyltransferase, with the protein product MCGIAGIFSHKQVAAELYDSIIHLQHRGQDAAGIMTYDDRMHKEKGMGLAKEVFNESNMELLTGNIGISHNRYPTHGGFSHGEVQPFWTSVPYGIALAHNGNLTNYQELADEITHKDSRYLNTTS